In Sphingobium sp. B2D3C, a genomic segment contains:
- a CDS encoding DedA family protein, with the protein MQDWVFDIVESTGLFGVFLLMLLETVFPPIPSEVIMPVAGVLAARGGMGLGGVILAGTAGAMAGNLFWYALARMIGLHRFRPLIERYGRWLTLDWPEVERAQGLFRRFGGPIVMIGRVLPTIRSVISIPAGVLRMRLVRFFVWSTVGTAAWSSGLAIAGWVLGRRFSNIEQFLGPLSTGIILLIVLIYIWRQATWHRRHVAADKPDVGE; encoded by the coding sequence ATGCAGGATTGGGTGTTTGATATCGTGGAGAGCACCGGCCTGTTCGGCGTGTTCCTGCTCATGCTTCTGGAGACCGTGTTCCCCCCAATCCCATCGGAAGTGATCATGCCGGTCGCGGGCGTGCTCGCCGCGCGGGGTGGCATGGGGCTGGGCGGCGTGATCCTGGCCGGTACTGCGGGCGCGATGGCCGGCAATCTGTTCTGGTATGCGCTGGCGCGGATGATCGGCCTGCATCGATTCCGCCCCCTCATCGAGCGATACGGCCGCTGGCTGACGCTCGACTGGCCTGAAGTCGAGCGCGCGCAGGGCCTGTTTCGGCGCTTCGGCGGGCCGATCGTGATGATCGGCCGAGTCCTCCCGACCATTCGCTCGGTCATTTCCATTCCCGCCGGCGTTCTGCGGATGCGGCTGGTCCGCTTTTTCGTGTGGTCGACAGTCGGCACTGCGGCATGGAGCTCCGGCCTGGCGATTGCCGGCTGGGTGCTCGGGCGGCGGTTCAGCAATATTGAGCAGTTCCTCGGGCCGCTGTCGACGGGCATCATCCTGTTGATCGTGCTGATCTATATCTGGCGGCAGGCGACGTGGCACCGCCGGCATGTGGCAGCCGACAAGCCCGATGTCGGCGAGTAA
- a CDS encoding putative bifunctional diguanylate cyclase/phosphodiesterase, which yields MTKRSTVPDQRAAPATEVVSLGLLCGFRPLPGAQGRLVCGSQLRSADRMLGLFTTITAISAMLVGARFYNHINIWMFVVWMLVLGISQAQLLRLRRVNVASDYADATRAALLRHGAICWLQGAIWVAAMVLFTGEARPEEVVTFWTIACCLMASVAISFQSTALSASGFILSIGAGTVWMMLRHADPFLAGVVAIYALLALATSLWQAHQFGVQVSTSKALAEKREVVSLLLREHDRDGADVLWQTDTARRLTGVSPAFARMLGKTVEEVDGQSILQVLAGSTWTNGDFDPALHVLAEKLKDRVSFSDLCLSGTVDGARRWWSLSASPRLDEAGNFLGFRGVGSDITVQKETNERISQLARLDTLTNLPNRLNLGEELAKSVEDTQTWQTRCAFMMIDLDRFKSVNDTLGHHVGDQLLAQVAERLRGVCSLNEVCGRLGGDEFAVVVREVADPIYVDRLASAIIEVVSRPYVLDGQTLFIGASIGSAMAPQDGTDADMLMRSADLAMYRAKEAGRGKHLRFTASMHADAEERRNLELALRNAIEAGEFHLVYQPIVNARSRHVIGFEALCRWTHPQLGPIPPSRFIPIAEDTRLISRLGAWVLETACKTACHWPDAVSLSVNVSAQQLCDPEIVPQISAALAQSGLPASRLELEVTESVFMQEETGASQALDRLAKMGIRLSLDDFGTGYSSLGYLSRARFDTIKVDQSFIHGAARGQRESLAIINAVVAMATSLGLETTAEGVETEGEYDIIRALGCSKIQGYYFGRPMSRDESIGLFGRSATQVA from the coding sequence GTGACCAAGCGTTCAACCGTCCCAGACCAGCGCGCAGCGCCCGCCACGGAAGTCGTTTCGCTCGGCTTGTTGTGCGGATTCCGCCCGCTTCCCGGGGCGCAGGGGCGCCTTGTATGCGGGAGCCAGTTGCGCTCCGCAGACCGGATGCTGGGGCTCTTCACTACGATCACGGCCATCTCGGCCATGCTCGTGGGCGCGCGGTTTTACAACCATATCAATATCTGGATGTTCGTTGTCTGGATGTTGGTGCTCGGTATTTCACAAGCGCAGTTGCTGCGGTTGCGCCGGGTCAATGTGGCGTCGGATTATGCCGATGCGACGCGGGCCGCATTGTTGCGACATGGCGCGATCTGCTGGCTGCAGGGCGCCATATGGGTCGCCGCAATGGTGCTCTTCACCGGCGAAGCCAGGCCGGAAGAAGTGGTCACATTTTGGACCATCGCCTGCTGCCTGATGGCTTCGGTGGCCATTTCTTTCCAGTCCACCGCATTGTCCGCCAGTGGCTTCATCCTGTCGATCGGCGCGGGCACCGTCTGGATGATGCTGCGACATGCCGATCCCTTTCTGGCGGGTGTCGTGGCGATCTATGCTCTGCTCGCTTTGGCGACAAGCCTCTGGCAGGCGCACCAGTTCGGCGTGCAGGTCTCGACCAGCAAGGCGCTGGCCGAAAAGCGCGAGGTTGTCAGTCTCCTGCTGCGCGAGCATGATCGCGACGGGGCCGATGTGCTGTGGCAGACCGACACCGCCCGTCGCCTGACCGGGGTTTCCCCGGCCTTTGCGCGGATGCTCGGCAAGACGGTGGAGGAGGTGGACGGGCAATCCATCCTCCAAGTGCTGGCAGGATCGACCTGGACGAACGGGGATTTCGACCCGGCCCTTCATGTGCTGGCGGAGAAGCTCAAGGACCGGGTGTCCTTTTCCGACCTGTGCCTGTCCGGCACGGTCGACGGTGCGCGTCGCTGGTGGTCATTGTCCGCATCTCCCCGGCTGGATGAGGCCGGCAATTTCCTGGGATTTCGCGGCGTCGGCTCTGATATCACGGTGCAGAAGGAGACGAACGAGCGCATTTCGCAACTCGCCCGGCTGGATACGCTCACCAATCTTCCCAACCGCCTCAATCTGGGCGAGGAACTGGCCAAATCCGTCGAAGACACGCAGACGTGGCAGACGCGGTGCGCCTTCATGATGATCGATCTCGATCGGTTCAAGTCGGTGAACGATACGTTGGGTCACCATGTCGGCGACCAGCTTCTGGCTCAAGTTGCCGAACGTTTGCGCGGCGTCTGCTCGCTCAACGAAGTCTGCGGTCGGCTCGGCGGCGATGAGTTTGCCGTAGTCGTGCGCGAGGTGGCCGATCCCATCTATGTCGACCGGCTGGCGAGCGCGATCATCGAGGTCGTGTCCAGACCCTATGTGCTCGATGGGCAGACGCTGTTCATCGGCGCCAGCATCGGCTCGGCCATGGCACCGCAGGACGGCACGGATGCGGACATGCTGATGCGCAGTGCGGATCTGGCCATGTATCGCGCCAAGGAGGCAGGGCGGGGCAAGCATCTGCGCTTTACGGCATCGATGCACGCCGATGCAGAGGAGCGCCGCAATCTCGAACTGGCGTTGCGCAATGCGATCGAGGCCGGTGAATTCCATCTGGTCTACCAGCCCATCGTCAATGCGCGCTCCCGCCATGTCATCGGCTTCGAGGCATTGTGCCGGTGGACGCACCCCCAGCTTGGGCCGATTCCGCCCAGCCGCTTCATTCCTATCGCCGAGGATACAAGGCTGATCTCCCGCCTTGGCGCTTGGGTGCTGGAGACGGCATGCAAGACCGCCTGTCACTGGCCTGACGCGGTGAGCCTCTCGGTCAATGTGTCGGCCCAGCAGCTGTGCGATCCCGAGATCGTCCCGCAGATCAGCGCAGCTCTGGCGCAGTCCGGACTTCCCGCTAGCCGGTTGGAGCTGGAGGTGACCGAGAGCGTGTTCATGCAGGAGGAGACGGGCGCGTCCCAGGCGCTCGATCGGTTGGCGAAAATGGGCATCCGGCTTTCGCTGGACGATTTCGGGACCGGCTACTCGTCGCTCGGCTACCTTTCCCGCGCACGGTTCGACACCATCAAGGTCGATCAAAGCTTCATTCACGGCGCCGCTCGCGGCCAGCGTGAGAGCCTCGCCATCATCAACGCGGTGGTGGCGATGGCCACCAGCCTTGGGTTGGAGACCACCGCCGAGGGCGTGGAGACCGAAGGGGAATATGACATCATCCGGGCGCTGGGATGCTCGAAGATCCAGGGCTATTATTTCGGCCGGCCCATGTCGCGAGACGAGAGCATCGGCCTGTTCGGCCGCTCAGCGACGCAGGTCGCCTGA
- the plsY gene encoding glycerol-3-phosphate 1-O-acyltransferase PlsY: MQWQLPALVALVGYLLGSIPFGIILTRLAGAGDLRAIGSGNIGATNVLRTGRKGLAAATLLLDGAKGAVAAMVGAWLMPVGDMALSGATIGGVMAFGGHCYPVWLRFRGGKGVATMLGVCLALSWIAGLVFAAVWLAALALFRISSVGGMSAAISAPVAALLIGRPDLAAPIAGMALVVLWRHRLNIARLLRGEEPRVGSSRAA, encoded by the coding sequence ATGCAATGGCAGTTGCCGGCCCTTGTCGCGCTTGTCGGCTATCTTCTGGGGTCCATCCCCTTCGGCATCATCCTTACGCGGCTGGCTGGGGCAGGGGACCTGCGCGCGATCGGCTCCGGTAATATCGGCGCGACCAATGTGCTGCGCACCGGACGCAAAGGCCTCGCGGCTGCGACGCTCCTGCTGGATGGCGCGAAAGGTGCCGTGGCGGCGATGGTCGGCGCATGGCTGATGCCGGTCGGTGATATGGCCCTCAGCGGCGCCACTATTGGCGGCGTCATGGCCTTTGGGGGGCATTGTTATCCGGTCTGGCTGCGGTTTCGCGGCGGCAAGGGCGTGGCGACGATGCTGGGCGTATGTCTTGCACTGTCCTGGATCGCCGGACTGGTCTTTGCGGCGGTCTGGCTGGCCGCGCTTGCCCTGTTTCGGATCAGTTCGGTGGGCGGCATGAGCGCGGCCATCAGCGCGCCGGTGGCAGCGTTGCTGATTGGCCGGCCCGATCTGGCGGCGCCCATCGCCGGCATGGCGCTCGTGGTGCTGTGGCGGCATCGGTTGAACATCGCGCGCCTGCTGCGCGGGGAAGAACCGCGCGTGGGAAGCTCCCGCGCCGCATGA
- the aat gene encoding leucyl/phenylalanyl-tRNA--protein transferase produces MAIDLPILLRAYAVGLFPMADDRAANSVFWVEPERRAILPLDGFHLSKSLRKTVRANRFEVTADTAFEEVIALCAQSASDRPTTWINRDIEEAFVRLHHGKLAHSVEVWSHEDGERHLVGGLYGLALGRAFFGESMFSRRRDASKVAIAWLVARLRVGGFTLLDCQFMTPHLASLGAVEIDAQAYSGLLGAALSAGADGVAGASAAFDALDSLPDAPADRALRSATRTVSGPVSGQLIAQLITQTS; encoded by the coding sequence ATGGCGATCGATTTACCGATCCTGTTGCGCGCTTATGCGGTCGGGCTGTTCCCCATGGCCGACGACCGTGCCGCCAATTCGGTCTTTTGGGTGGAGCCTGAGCGGCGGGCGATCTTGCCGCTCGATGGCTTTCACCTCTCCAAATCCTTGCGCAAGACCGTACGCGCCAACCGGTTCGAGGTCACGGCGGATACCGCGTTCGAGGAGGTCATCGCACTATGCGCGCAGAGCGCCAGCGATCGCCCGACGACGTGGATCAATCGGGACATTGAGGAAGCCTTTGTGCGCTTGCACCACGGCAAGCTGGCGCACAGCGTGGAAGTGTGGAGCCACGAGGATGGCGAGCGCCATCTCGTCGGCGGGCTCTATGGTCTGGCGCTGGGGCGGGCCTTCTTTGGCGAGAGCATGTTCAGTCGGCGGCGCGATGCCTCAAAGGTGGCGATAGCCTGGCTGGTCGCCCGGCTGCGGGTCGGCGGGTTTACGCTGCTCGATTGTCAGTTCATGACCCCGCATCTTGCCTCCCTGGGCGCGGTGGAGATTGACGCGCAGGCCTATTCGGGATTGCTAGGCGCAGCGCTTTCGGCCGGGGCGGATGGCGTTGCGGGTGCTTCTGCCGCGTTCGATGCGCTCGATTCGTTGCCGGATGCGCCGGCCGACCGTGCGCTGCGATCCGCCACGCGCACCGTGTCTGGCCCGGTCTCCGGCCAGCTCATCGCGCAGCTGATCACCCAGACGTCGTAG
- a CDS encoding fatty acyl-AMP ligase yields MQPTPTEDRLERRFADFDTLGAALDYAAQGVRGVNFHDARGNLARPYPFSEMRGDALACAYRLIARGVQPQQRIALIAETGPEFAQLFFGIVYAGAWPVPLPLPTSFGGKESYIDQLCVQLDSCDPIMLLFPAELSEMAGEAARRKGVEPLSFDDFLAAPVKPCVLPQASADDICYLQYSSGSTRFPHGVAVTHKALLSNLAAHSHGMELIDSDRCISWLPWYHDMGLVGCFLSVVANQVSTDYLKTEDFARRPLAWLDMISRHQGTAISYSPTFGYDICSRRMSSQTRASERFDLSRWRLAGNGADMIRPDVMQQFVDAFAEAGFSPKAFLPSYGLAEATLAVTIMPPGEGIMVELVEETELSGGHAVEDRPQRFRAIVNCGKPVMGMTVEIRDEFGGPLAERTIGKVWTTGPSLMVGYFRDQESTDACMADGWLDTGDMGYLSDGYLYIVGRAKDMIIINGKNHWPQDIEWAVEQLPGFKQGDIAAFAITTAGGEEAPAVLVHCRVSDNVERARLREEIRERVRSITGMNCVVELVPPRSLPRTSSGKLSRSKARTLYLTGEIVPYDIAA; encoded by the coding sequence ATGCAGCCAACACCGACGGAAGATCGGCTTGAGCGGCGCTTTGCCGATTTCGATACTTTGGGCGCCGCGCTCGATTATGCGGCCCAAGGTGTTCGTGGAGTTAACTTTCACGATGCGCGCGGCAATCTTGCGCGTCCTTATCCCTTTTCGGAAATGCGCGGCGATGCACTGGCCTGCGCCTATCGGTTGATCGCGCGGGGTGTTCAGCCCCAGCAGCGGATCGCCCTGATCGCCGAGACCGGCCCGGAGTTCGCCCAATTGTTCTTCGGCATCGTCTATGCCGGTGCCTGGCCCGTGCCGCTGCCCTTGCCGACCAGCTTTGGCGGTAAGGAAAGCTATATCGACCAGCTTTGCGTCCAGCTCGACAGCTGTGACCCGATCATGCTGCTCTTCCCCGCCGAACTGAGCGAAATGGCCGGTGAGGCCGCGCGCCGCAAGGGTGTGGAGCCGCTCAGCTTCGATGACTTCCTTGCGGCCCCGGTGAAGCCTTGTGTGCTGCCGCAGGCGAGCGCGGATGACATCTGCTATTTGCAGTATTCCAGCGGATCGACGCGGTTTCCGCATGGCGTGGCGGTGACGCACAAGGCACTGCTCAGCAATCTCGCGGCGCATAGCCACGGCATGGAGCTGATCGATAGCGACCGCTGCATCAGTTGGCTGCCCTGGTATCATGACATGGGTCTGGTCGGCTGCTTCCTGTCGGTCGTCGCCAATCAGGTTTCCACCGATTACCTCAAGACCGAGGATTTCGCGCGCCGTCCGCTGGCGTGGCTGGACATGATCTCGCGCCATCAGGGCACCGCGATCAGCTATTCACCCACCTTCGGCTACGATATCTGTTCGCGCCGCATGTCGAGCCAGACCCGGGCCTCGGAACGCTTCGACCTGTCGCGCTGGCGGCTGGCTGGCAATGGCGCGGACATGATCCGCCCGGATGTGATGCAGCAGTTCGTTGATGCTTTTGCGGAAGCCGGCTTCTCGCCCAAGGCCTTCCTGCCGAGCTATGGCCTGGCTGAAGCGACGCTGGCCGTGACCATCATGCCGCCGGGTGAAGGCATCATGGTGGAGCTGGTCGAGGAAACCGAACTGTCCGGCGGTCATGCCGTGGAGGATCGCCCGCAGCGCTTCCGCGCGATCGTCAATTGCGGCAAGCCCGTGATGGGCATGACTGTCGAAATCCGCGACGAATTCGGCGGCCCGCTGGCCGAGCGGACCATCGGCAAGGTGTGGACGACCGGTCCCTCGCTCATGGTCGGCTATTTCCGCGATCAGGAATCGACCGATGCCTGCATGGCCGATGGCTGGCTGGACACCGGCGACATGGGCTATCTCTCGGATGGCTATCTGTACATCGTCGGCCGCGCCAAGGACATGATCATCATCAACGGCAAGAATCACTGGCCGCAGGATATCGAGTGGGCGGTAGAGCAGCTTCCGGGCTTTAAGCAGGGAGACATTGCCGCCTTCGCCATCACCACCGCTGGAGGCGAGGAAGCGCCCGCCGTCCTGGTGCATTGCCGCGTATCCGACAATGTCGAGCGCGCACGGCTGCGGGAAGAGATTCGCGAGCGCGTCCGTTCGATCACCGGTATGAACTGCGTGGTGGAACTGGTGCCGCCGCGCTCGCTGCCGCGCACCAGCTCGGGCAAACTCAGCCGCTCGAAGGCGCGGACCCTGTATCTGACCGGGGAAATCGTGCCCTATGACATCGCAGCCTGA
- a CDS encoding regulatory protein RecX gives MTPRPQKSPPKPLVEASLEALALHYVGRFATSRGKLTAYLARKLRERGWAGDAPPPTERITQKLVDLGYVDDRAYAEMKSGAMQRRGLGQRRIAQTLRQDGIDETTSEQAAPDAAAQWDAAERLARRKRIGPFAAEPADRPLREKQIATFLRAGHSMQTARNWIESAPGELPERPETLSAEDWE, from the coding sequence ATGACGCCGCGCCCGCAAAAATCGCCGCCAAAACCGCTTGTCGAAGCGAGCCTTGAGGCGCTGGCTCTCCACTATGTCGGGCGCTTTGCGACCAGCCGGGGCAAGCTCACGGCCTATCTCGCGCGCAAGCTGCGCGAGCGTGGCTGGGCTGGCGATGCCCCGCCCCCGACCGAGCGGATCACGCAGAAGCTGGTCGATCTCGGCTATGTGGACGACCGGGCTTATGCCGAGATGAAATCAGGGGCGATGCAGCGGCGGGGCCTCGGGCAACGCCGCATCGCGCAAACGCTGAGGCAGGACGGGATCGACGAGACAACATCCGAGCAGGCCGCGCCCGATGCTGCCGCCCAATGGGATGCGGCCGAACGACTGGCCCGCCGCAAGCGAATCGGGCCCTTCGCCGCCGAGCCGGCCGACCGGCCGCTGCGGGAAAAACAGATCGCGACCTTTTTACGGGCCGGCCACAGCATGCAGACCGCCCGCAACTGGATCGAAAGCGCACCGGGCGAGTTGCCCGAGCGACCGGAGACCCTGTCAGCAGAGGATTGGGAATGA
- a CDS encoding NADH:ubiquinone oxidoreductase subunit NDUFA12, translating into MGLLGKIFTWWDGATIGTSLFTSRKGTKVGEDHQGNVYYEGGTDPNGLTRRWVIYKGANDASRVPAEWHGWLHHSIDGTPESHLPPPRIWETEFTPNQTGTPQAHLPSGAIAAGGRRQMATGDYEAWTPNT; encoded by the coding sequence ATGGGACTGCTCGGCAAGATCTTCACCTGGTGGGACGGCGCCACCATCGGCACCTCGCTGTTCACTTCGCGCAAAGGCACGAAAGTGGGCGAGGACCATCAGGGCAATGTCTATTATGAAGGCGGCACGGACCCGAATGGCCTCACGCGCCGCTGGGTGATCTATAAGGGCGCCAATGATGCCAGCCGCGTGCCTGCAGAATGGCATGGCTGGCTGCATCACAGCATCGACGGCACGCCTGAGAGCCATTTGCCGCCGCCCCGCATCTGGGAAACCGAATTCACGCCCAACCAGACCGGCACGCCGCAGGCCCATCTGCCTTCCGGCGCCATCGCTGCCGGCGGTCGCCGCCAGATGGCGACGGGCGATTACGAAGCCTGGACGCCGAATACGTGA
- the secE gene encoding preprotein translocase subunit SecE: MAKTSPIEFVNQVKAEWNKVTWPTSRETVMTTIMVVILTTVLGLFFFGIDTFFGWIVRTLLGLAAGQS, from the coding sequence GTGGCGAAAACCTCCCCCATCGAATTCGTGAACCAGGTCAAGGCCGAGTGGAACAAGGTCACCTGGCCGACCTCGCGCGAGACGGTGATGACCACGATCATGGTGGTGATCCTGACCACGGTGCTCGGACTTTTCTTCTTTGGCATCGACACGTTCTTTGGCTGGATCGTTCGCACGCTGCTGGGTTTGGCCGCGGGCCAGAGCTGA
- the dprA gene encoding DNA-processing protein DprA — MTTLNADRYDRLRLIRTPNIGPVAYRQLLARFGTAGRALEALPDLASRGGNRRFKPCDRHSVDAEIAQVERLGAHYLFLGEADYPALLGQAEGAPPVLIARGNAGLGVERCVAIVGARNASAAACRFARELAHALQEAGIVVVSGLARGIDTAAHQGAGIARTVAVIGSGIDVNFPPENADLQERVAREGLLLTELPPGAEPLARHFPARNRIIAWMSLGTVVVEAAPRSGSLLTARLAGEEGREVMAVPGFPADPRAHGCNALIRDGATLVQSAQDVVEAIASLDPRALRSGQRDFLSQPPSDDLGEAERQRVTGLLSLSPVAVDELIRQSGLAPASVQTALLELEIAGRLQRHAGGRVSFA; from the coding sequence ATGACGACGCTCAACGCAGATCGGTACGATCGCCTGCGGCTCATCCGGACGCCGAATATCGGCCCGGTCGCCTATCGGCAACTGCTAGCCCGCTTCGGCACGGCGGGACGCGCTCTGGAGGCGCTGCCCGATCTCGCCTCGCGCGGCGGAAACCGGCGCTTCAAGCCCTGTGATCGCCACAGCGTCGATGCCGAAATCGCGCAGGTCGAGCGGCTGGGCGCGCATTATCTGTTTCTGGGCGAGGCGGATTACCCGGCTCTGCTCGGCCAGGCCGAAGGTGCCCCGCCGGTGCTCATCGCCCGGGGCAACGCGGGGCTGGGCGTTGAGCGCTGTGTCGCCATCGTCGGTGCGCGCAATGCCTCCGCCGCAGCCTGCCGATTTGCGCGAGAACTGGCCCATGCCCTGCAAGAGGCCGGCATCGTCGTGGTCTCCGGTCTCGCGCGCGGCATCGACACCGCCGCGCATCAGGGGGCCGGGATCGCGCGGACCGTTGCGGTGATCGGGTCCGGCATCGACGTCAATTTCCCGCCGGAAAATGCCGATCTGCAGGAGCGGGTTGCGCGCGAGGGCTTGCTGCTCACCGAACTGCCGCCCGGCGCTGAGCCGCTTGCCCGCCACTTTCCCGCCCGCAACCGGATCATCGCCTGGATGAGCCTGGGTACGGTGGTGGTGGAGGCTGCGCCGCGCTCGGGCTCGCTGCTGACTGCGCGGCTGGCGGGCGAGGAGGGGCGGGAGGTGATGGCCGTGCCCGGCTTTCCGGCCGATCCGCGCGCCCATGGCTGTAATGCCCTCATTCGCGACGGCGCCACGCTGGTGCAAAGCGCGCAGGATGTCGTGGAGGCGATCGCGTCGCTCGATCCGCGCGCGCTGCGCTCGGGGCAGCGCGACTTCCTGTCGCAGCCGCCATCTGACGATCTGGGGGAGGCGGAACGGCAGCGCGTGACGGGCTTGCTCAGCCTCAGCCCGGTGGCGGTTGACGAACTGATCCGGCAGAGCGGCTTAGCACCGGCGAGCGTGCAGACGGCGCTGCTGGAGCTTGAGATTGCCGGTCGTCTGCAGCGCCATGCCGGGGGACGGGTGAGCTTTGCCTGA
- a CDS encoding DUF192 domain-containing protein, with the protein MTKRWRIGRSLDIGALAAALVLSACHAAPEDSANTSAVANSAALPAGSTEVRIRTSSGQTHRFVAEMAVDKDAQQHGLMGRETLAADAGMIFPFAYPNMASFWMKDTRVPLDLLFIRTDGTIADILQGEPNSLRPLAANEPVTAVLEIRQGRAEALGIAKGDRIEWGDCTTDAGAGAGRAPVWRADRFCPSSQR; encoded by the coding sequence ATGACGAAGAGGTGGCGGATCGGGCGTAGCCTGGACATCGGCGCGCTGGCGGCAGCGCTCGTGCTTTCCGCCTGCCATGCGGCGCCGGAGGACAGCGCTAACACCTCAGCGGTTGCCAATAGCGCGGCCCTGCCCGCTGGCAGCACCGAAGTTCGCATTCGCACGTCCAGCGGCCAGACCCATCGCTTCGTCGCGGAAATGGCGGTGGACAAGGACGCGCAGCAGCACGGCCTGATGGGCCGCGAGACGCTGGCCGCCGATGCCGGCATGATCTTTCCGTTCGCCTATCCTAACATGGCATCCTTCTGGATGAAGGACACGCGCGTGCCGTTGGACCTGTTATTCATCCGCACCGACGGTACGATTGCCGACATCCTGCAGGGCGAGCCGAACAGCCTGCGCCCGCTCGCGGCCAATGAGCCGGTGACGGCGGTGCTGGAAATCCGGCAGGGACGTGCAGAGGCGCTCGGCATCGCCAAGGGTGACCGGATCGAATGGGGCGATTGTACCACGGATGCAGGCGCCGGTGCCGGTCGCGCGCCCGTGTGGCGAGCGGATCGCTTCTGCCCCTCGTCGCAGCGCTGA
- a CDS encoding alpha/beta fold hydrolase yields MAIFVLVHGAWGGSWGYGPLARELRSAGHEVHVPSLTGLGERAHLAHGGITLSDHIADVVGLIDCEGLRDIILVGHSYGGMVITGVSALRGSRIRSLIYLDAFLPKDGEMLWDIVDDGTRAMYIENQRQTPGLVQPIFPIPPGRAGRVSGHPLLTLLEPVKLGGEEDAVARRTYVFASASPLGSFAPFRARCTADPAWDVHELPTSHMMWDDDLPGITRILLEDAAKDE; encoded by the coding sequence GTGGCAATTTTCGTGCTGGTTCATGGCGCCTGGGGCGGCAGCTGGGGTTATGGCCCCCTCGCCCGCGAACTGCGGTCCGCCGGCCATGAGGTTCATGTGCCCTCGCTCACCGGCCTTGGGGAGCGTGCTCATCTGGCGCATGGCGGCATCACGCTCAGCGATCATATCGCCGATGTTGTCGGCCTCATCGATTGCGAGGGCCTGCGCGACATCATCCTCGTCGGCCATAGCTATGGCGGCATGGTCATCACCGGTGTCTCTGCCCTGCGCGGCAGCCGCATCCGCAGCCTCATCTATCTCGACGCCTTCCTGCCGAAGGACGGCGAAATGCTCTGGGACATCGTCGATGACGGGACGCGGGCGATGTATATCGAGAATCAGCGGCAGACGCCGGGCCTCGTCCAGCCGATCTTCCCGATCCCGCCGGGGCGGGCCGGGCGCGTCTCGGGCCACCCGCTCCTCACCCTGCTCGAACCGGTCAAGCTTGGTGGCGAGGAGGACGCGGTTGCGCGGCGGACGTACGTCTTTGCGTCCGCCAGCCCGCTCGGCTCGTTCGCGCCGTTCCGCGCGCGCTGCACCGCAGACCCGGCCTGGGACGTCCACGAACTCCCCACCAGCCACATGATGTGGGACGACGATCTCCCCGGCATCACTCGCATCCTCCTCGAGGACGCGGCGAAGGACGAATGA
- a CDS encoding ParA family protein has protein sequence MAAQPEMKTIAVFSLKGGVGKSTFAVNLAWASASLSARRTLLWDLDPQGAATWLLAAQTETRDAARAVFARQLEPEDICQPTAIPGLDLLAADMSLHGLERLLFDLGKKRRLAKLLAGLAQRYDRVILDCPPGLTETAEQVLRGADLVVAPVIPSPLARKSLDDLAGILIRRGGWHPPILPVFSMVDRRRKLHAEALGAHPDWPIVSYSSLVEQMGARRAPLATFAAQSQPAEQFATIWQAIERRLAKG, from the coding sequence ATGGCAGCGCAACCCGAGATGAAGACAATCGCGGTGTTCAGCCTCAAGGGAGGCGTCGGCAAATCCACCTTTGCCGTTAATCTGGCATGGGCCTCGGCAAGCCTCTCTGCGCGGCGAACATTGCTGTGGGATCTCGACCCGCAGGGCGCAGCGACCTGGCTCCTGGCCGCGCAAACAGAAACGCGCGACGCCGCCCGCGCGGTCTTTGCGCGGCAGCTGGAACCGGAAGACATCTGCCAGCCCACCGCCATCCCCGGCCTCGATCTCTTGGCCGCAGACATGTCCCTTCACGGTCTGGAGCGGCTGCTCTTCGATCTGGGTAAAAAGCGCCGGTTGGCGAAACTGCTCGCCGGGCTTGCACAACGTTACGACCGCGTCATCCTGGATTGCCCGCCCGGGCTCACCGAGACAGCCGAGCAGGTGCTGCGGGGCGCAGATCTTGTCGTGGCGCCGGTGATCCCCTCACCGCTCGCGCGCAAATCGCTCGATGATCTGGCCGGCATCCTGATCCGGCGCGGCGGATGGCATCCCCCGATCCTGCCGGTGTTCTCTATGGTGGACCGGCGGCGCAAGCTCCATGCCGAGGCGCTCGGAGCCCATCCCGACTGGCCAATCGTCAGCTATTCCAGCCTTGTCGAGCAGATGGGCGCCCGGCGCGCGCCATTGGCCACCTTTGCAGCTCAGAGCCAGCCGGCCGAGCAATTCGCTACGATCTGGCAAGCCATCGAGCGCCGTCTCGCCAAAGGGTGA